Proteins encoded by one window of Roseibium sp. Sym1:
- a CDS encoding LysR family transcriptional regulator, with amino-acid sequence MTDIDTKFLRSFLSVASEGSFSKAANRLACSQATMSQRIRALENQLGSALFERSYHQVRLTPAGLDLLPHAQALVDRHDLLLDHIQEGSVSGSVRLGTAEDYALPILPKLLRQLRYQFPGIELTIVSAVSASLQQQVEARSLDMAIVTLPAPVRSARILAEPALCWVAATDFELLPDQPWPLAFYPEPCVFRQVAISTLKANGTPFREALVSTSGQVVRCAVSAGMAITVMADGMIPDGMVKLQPGGALPELPRTHIQLIERGEGLNNAARQVRKLVLRAY; translated from the coding sequence ATGACGGACATCGACACGAAATTCCTGAGATCCTTTCTCTCCGTGGCCTCCGAGGGCAGTTTTTCGAAAGCGGCCAACCGGCTGGCCTGTTCGCAGGCAACCATGTCCCAGCGCATCCGCGCGCTGGAAAACCAGCTCGGTTCCGCCCTGTTCGAGCGTTCCTATCATCAGGTTCGCCTCACTCCGGCGGGTCTTGATCTGCTGCCGCATGCCCAGGCTCTGGTCGACCGCCATGACCTTCTCCTGGATCATATCCAGGAAGGATCCGTATCGGGCAGTGTGCGGCTCGGCACGGCCGAGGACTATGCCCTGCCGATCCTGCCCAAGTTGCTCCGCCAGCTGCGCTATCAGTTTCCGGGGATCGAGCTCACCATCGTCAGCGCCGTCAGCGCCAGCCTGCAGCAGCAAGTCGAAGCGCGCAGCCTGGACATGGCCATCGTCACGCTTCCCGCTCCCGTGCGTTCTGCGAGAATACTGGCTGAACCGGCCTTGTGCTGGGTGGCTGCCACCGATTTCGAACTTTTGCCGGACCAGCCCTGGCCGCTCGCCTTCTACCCCGAGCCCTGCGTCTTCCGGCAGGTGGCGATTTCGACATTGAAGGCCAATGGCACACCGTTCCGTGAAGCCCTGGTCAGCACCAGCGGCCAGGTCGTGCGCTGCGCCGTTTCCGCCGGCATGGCCATCACTGTAATGGCGGACGGCATGATCCCGGACGGCATGGTCAAGCTCCAGCCCGGCGGCGCTCTGCCCGAACTGCCCCGCACGCACATCCAGCTGATCGAGCGCGGCGAAGGCCTCAACAATGCAGCCCGGCAGGTTCGGAAACTTGTCCTGCGAGCCTATTGA
- a CDS encoding NAD(P)-binding domain-containing protein, which produces MTVGFFGLGAMGGTAAENISRSGFDTVARKFRREADEDHPEMDVCCLDTPKLLSNRADCVVSRTIGVPRPDAILRGGASPFEGACEGRTAIHPTNSSPACRRDQVRDFVAGGGKPADAPAAGAVTGLVTRRDAPSVFAIHPASSLFLATLSEAPRAHGELGAWTGIRPEITDV; this is translated from the coding sequence GTGACAGTCGGGTTTTTCGGTCTTGGGGCCATGGGCGGCACTGCTGCCGAGAACATCAGCCGCTCAGGATTCGACACCGTGGCCCGGAAATTCCGCCGCGAGGCGGACGAAGATCATCCTGAGATGGATGTGTGCTGTTTGGACACGCCCAAGTTGCTGTCAAACCGGGCCGATTGCGTCGTATCGAGGACCATAGGCGTGCCCCGCCCGGACGCAATTCTCAGGGGTGGCGCCAGCCCTTTCGAAGGCGCCTGTGAAGGCAGGACCGCGATCCACCCGACCAATTCTTCACCGGCGTGCAGGCGCGATCAGGTCAGGGACTTCGTCGCCGGGGGCGGCAAGCCGGCCGATGCGCCCGCGGCTGGTGCGGTCACCGGTCTTGTCACGCGCCGTGATGCGCCGTCTGTCTTCGCCATCCACCCTGCTTCCAGCCTCTTCCTCGCAACGCTGTCTGAAGCCCCTCGGGCTCACGGGGAGTTGGGTGCCTGGACCGGCATACGGCCGGAAATAACGGATGTCTGA
- a CDS encoding ABC transporter substrate-binding protein, which produces MTKSEDKEMLKRLEQAARTGGITKREFIRYSVLAGLTASTATGLWSTKAKAQPKSGGTFRWGIHDGNTSDSHDPGTYLTRVMIFLAHTHRSYLTMIMGDGSLGPDLADSWEASADASEWTFKLTENASFHSGKKLTADDVIASLNHHRGEKTTSAAKALLSDVTDITKDGDYTVVVKLSGGNADFPWLMTDYHMAICPANDDGTIDWQSGDGTGPYKIDNGEFGVQFSLSRHDGWHREGAYFDKVDLITLNDPNARQTALVTGDVDAVSLIELKTMGLLQRNPNIVIHNIPSAGAITLPMFCDTAPFDNVDVRNALKLAMNRDEIIEKIAFGAATKGNDFHHSPAQPYWPDDIPQNDYDPDQAKSLLKKAGAEGLSISLSTADSVYAGAVDMAVLYAEHAKAAGININVVREPNDGYYSDVWLKKPFCLVSWGARPTPDVMYTLAYKDDAAWNESRWKNPRFNELLLQAKAELDDTKRAEMYREMAILAKDDGGTIIPFFNNFVYANSSKVGTPENLAASWENDGARAASRWWFES; this is translated from the coding sequence ATGACAAAGTCCGAAGACAAAGAGATGCTCAAACGCCTTGAACAGGCGGCCCGTACGGGCGGGATCACCAAGCGTGAATTCATCCGCTACTCCGTACTGGCCGGTCTGACGGCGTCCACGGCGACCGGTCTGTGGTCGACCAAGGCGAAGGCGCAGCCGAAATCCGGCGGTACGTTCCGCTGGGGTATTCATGACGGCAACACTTCCGATTCCCATGACCCGGGCACCTATCTGACCCGCGTGATGATCTTCCTGGCGCACACGCACCGCTCCTACCTGACCATGATCATGGGCGACGGCTCGCTCGGCCCGGATCTCGCCGACAGCTGGGAAGCCAGCGCGGATGCGTCCGAGTGGACCTTCAAGCTGACAGAAAACGCGTCCTTCCACAGTGGCAAGAAGCTGACTGCGGACGACGTCATCGCGTCGCTCAACCACCACCGTGGTGAAAAGACCACTTCGGCGGCCAAGGCGCTCCTGTCCGATGTCACCGACATTACCAAGGACGGCGACTACACCGTTGTCGTGAAGCTGTCCGGCGGCAATGCCGATTTCCCGTGGCTGATGACCGACTACCACATGGCGATCTGCCCGGCGAATGACGACGGCACGATCGACTGGCAGTCCGGCGACGGCACCGGCCCCTACAAGATCGACAACGGCGAGTTCGGCGTCCAGTTCAGCCTCAGCCGTCACGATGGCTGGCACCGCGAAGGCGCCTATTTCGACAAGGTCGACCTGATCACGCTGAACGATCCTAATGCCCGCCAGACGGCGCTGGTGACCGGTGACGTGGATGCCGTGTCGCTCATCGAACTCAAGACGATGGGTCTCCTGCAGCGCAACCCGAACATCGTGATCCACAACATCCCGTCCGCGGGTGCGATCACCTTGCCGATGTTCTGCGACACGGCGCCGTTCGACAATGTCGATGTCCGCAACGCCCTGAAACTGGCGATGAACCGCGATGAAATCATCGAGAAGATCGCTTTCGGTGCGGCCACCAAGGGCAACGACTTCCACCATTCGCCGGCACAGCCCTACTGGCCGGACGACATTCCGCAGAACGACTATGATCCGGACCAGGCCAAGTCGCTCCTGAAGAAGGCCGGCGCCGAGGGGCTGTCCATCAGCCTCAGCACGGCGGACAGCGTCTATGCCGGTGCGGTCGACATGGCGGTTCTCTACGCCGAGCACGCCAAGGCTGCCGGCATCAACATCAATGTCGTGCGCGAGCCGAACGACGGGTACTACTCTGATGTCTGGCTGAAAAAGCCGTTCTGCCTGGTGTCCTGGGGGGCGCGTCCGACGCCGGACGTCATGTACACGCTGGCCTACAAGGATGATGCGGCGTGGAATGAATCCCGCTGGAAGAACCCGCGCTTCAACGAGTTGCTGCTGCAGGCCAAGGCCGAGCTCGACGACACCAAGCGCGCGGAAATGTATCGCGAGATGGCGATCCTGGCGAAGGACGACGGCGGAACCATCATTCCGTTCTTCAACAACTTCGTCTACGCCAACAGCTCCAAGGTCGGCACGCCGGAAAACCTGGCGGCCAGCTGGGAAAATGACGGCGCACGCGCCGCGAGCCGCTGGTGGTTCGAATCCTGA
- a CDS encoding ABC transporter permease: protein MGDILRLVFKRLGLGVITLFVVSILIFFAVELLPGDIAQAVLGQGATPETVAALREKLGLDQPAIFRYFQWLAGALTGDFGVSLVSGERVSAAISDRFINTLFLATYAAVIAVPISIILGVIVALLRNTLFDRVANVVTLTSISSPEFFLGYILILYLAVKTNYFPAIASLSADMSFADLLHRTFLPALTLVLVVTAHMMRMTRAAIINLLASPYIEMARLKGVPPWKVIVKHALPNAWAPIINVVALNLAYLITGVVLVEVVFVYPGIGQLLVDAVAKRDFPIVQACCLIFAATFILLNLAADVGAILTNPRLRHPK from the coding sequence ATGGGGGACATCCTACGGCTGGTCTTCAAGAGACTTGGCTTGGGTGTGATCACGCTTTTCGTGGTTTCAATCCTGATCTTCTTTGCGGTCGAGCTGCTGCCGGGCGACATCGCGCAGGCCGTTCTCGGCCAGGGGGCAACACCTGAAACGGTTGCCGCGCTTCGTGAAAAACTCGGCCTCGATCAGCCGGCCATTTTCCGGTATTTCCAATGGCTGGCAGGGGCCCTGACCGGTGACTTCGGCGTTTCCCTGGTCTCCGGTGAACGCGTCAGCGCCGCCATCAGCGACCGCTTCATCAACACGCTGTTCCTGGCGACATACGCCGCGGTGATCGCTGTGCCGATCTCCATCATTCTCGGCGTGATCGTGGCGCTGCTGCGCAACACCCTGTTCGACCGGGTTGCCAACGTCGTCACCCTGACCTCCATCTCCTCTCCGGAGTTCTTTCTCGGGTACATCCTGATCCTCTATCTCGCCGTGAAGACCAACTACTTCCCGGCAATTGCGAGTCTCAGCGCTGACATGTCCTTTGCGGATCTTCTGCACCGGACCTTCCTGCCGGCGCTGACGCTGGTCCTGGTCGTGACGGCGCACATGATGCGCATGACCCGGGCGGCGATCATCAACCTTCTGGCCTCGCCCTATATCGAAATGGCAAGGCTCAAGGGCGTTCCGCCCTGGAAGGTGATCGTCAAGCACGCGCTGCCCAATGCCTGGGCGCCGATCATCAACGTGGTGGCGCTCAATCTCGCCTATCTCATCACCGGTGTGGTCCTGGTGGAAGTGGTCTTTGTCTATCCCGGCATCGGCCAGCTTCTGGTGGACGCGGTTGCCAAGCGCGATTTCCCGATCGTGCAGGCCTGCTGTCTCATCTTCGCCGCTACCTTCATCCTGCTGAATCTGGCAGCCGATGTCGGGGCGATCCTGACCAATCCGCGCCTGCGGCACCCGAAGTGA
- a CDS encoding ABC transporter permease: protein MSTFVIGYYALLIGASCLAAYFKRREIFLLIFSLTLVSFVTGIVGGAPALRLITTFAGLLALAAGTSYAFREFLILITPEGVAKELRTAPLTAAFGMFVIFTYAIAGIFAPVIAPFGEAQVISSAFAPPDETMLLGADQLGRDMFSRIIYGARNSVGLALLATGLAFFMGAFAGLLAATKGGWFDQFMGRFADVIMSVPSLVFALLMLSIFGTNLAVIVIVVAVIYSPRVFRLTRAVAGNVVVMDYIEAAKLRGEGTWYLIRREILPNSTAPLIAEFGLEFCFVFLLIAGLSFLGLGIQPPTADWGSMVRENATLISFGELTPLIPAAAIALLTVAVNFVVDWMLFRSSGLKEV, encoded by the coding sequence ATGAGCACATTCGTTATCGGATATTATGCGCTGCTGATCGGAGCGTCCTGTCTCGCAGCCTATTTCAAACGGCGGGAGATTTTCCTGCTGATCTTCTCCCTGACCCTCGTTTCGTTTGTCACCGGGATCGTCGGCGGCGCTCCGGCGCTCCGGCTCATAACCACATTCGCCGGTCTGCTGGCCCTCGCGGCGGGAACATCCTATGCGTTCCGCGAATTCCTGATCCTGATCACGCCGGAAGGCGTGGCCAAGGAGCTCAGGACGGCACCGCTGACGGCGGCCTTCGGCATGTTCGTGATCTTCACCTATGCCATTGCCGGGATCTTCGCGCCGGTGATCGCGCCCTTCGGCGAGGCACAGGTGATTTCGTCGGCATTCGCGCCGCCGGATGAAACCATGCTGCTCGGGGCCGACCAGCTTGGCCGCGACATGTTCAGCCGCATCATCTACGGTGCCCGCAACTCGGTCGGCCTGGCGCTGCTCGCGACCGGACTTGCCTTCTTCATGGGAGCCTTCGCGGGTCTACTCGCGGCGACCAAGGGGGGCTGGTTCGACCAGTTCATGGGCCGCTTCGCGGACGTGATCATGTCCGTGCCCTCGCTGGTCTTCGCGCTCCTGATGCTGAGTATCTTCGGGACCAACCTGGCGGTGATCGTCATCGTTGTCGCCGTGATCTATTCGCCACGTGTCTTCCGCCTGACCCGCGCGGTCGCCGGAAACGTGGTGGTGATGGATTACATCGAGGCAGCCAAGCTGCGCGGGGAAGGCACGTGGTACCTGATCCGCAGGGAGATCCTGCCGAACTCGACCGCACCGCTGATCGCCGAATTCGGCCTGGAATTCTGCTTCGTTTTCCTGCTGATCGCCGGTCTGTCGTTCCTGGGCCTCGGCATTCAGCCGCCGACCGCCGACTGGGGCTCCATGGTGCGCGAGAACGCCACGCTGATCTCGTTCGGTGAACTCACGCCGCTGATCCCGGCAGCCGCCATCGCGTTGCTCACGGTCGCGGTCAACTTTGTCGTCGACTGGATGCTGTTCCGGTCCTCCGGCCTGAAGGAGGTTTGA
- a CDS encoding ABC transporter ATP-binding protein, which translates to MVPKKDVLLQVRDLRIEGYSDEKWIEIVHGVDLTLHKGEVLGLIGESGAGKSTIGLAAMGFARDGCRISGGSIEFDGMELTTTPESDLRALRGSRIAYVAQSAAASFNPAHKIIDQHTEAPIQYRISKRVEAQEDAMQLYERLRLPNPSEIGFRYPHQVSGGQLQRAMTAMAMACRPDLIIFDEPTTALDVTTQIEVLAAIRDIVDQFNTAAIYITHDLAVVAQMADTIKVLLKGEEVEEAPTAQMLDKPKEDYTKSLWAVRSFKRPQKSRPTGPDAVPIVSVQGIDAAYGKTKVLDDVSFDIYPGMTVAVVGESGSGKSTTARCITGLLPPTKGKILFNGEELPAKYTDRTKDQLRQAQMIYQMADTALNPKIRISEIIGRPAQFYSGLHGAELKSRVDELLDLIELDPSKFYNRYPPELSGGQKQRVGIARALAADPAFIICDEVTSALDQLVAEGILKLLDRLQQEFNLAYMFITHDLATVRSIADEVVVMQKGKVVEQGPKDEMFTPPHHPYTDLLLSSVPEMDPNWLTTLLEERGTDAIGEAADV; encoded by the coding sequence ATGGTTCCAAAGAAAGACGTCCTGCTTCAAGTCAGGGATCTTCGTATCGAAGGGTATTCCGACGAAAAGTGGATCGAGATTGTCCACGGTGTCGATCTCACCCTGCACAAGGGGGAGGTGCTCGGCCTGATCGGGGAATCGGGGGCCGGCAAATCGACCATCGGCCTCGCTGCCATGGGCTTTGCGCGCGATGGCTGCCGGATCTCCGGCGGCTCCATCGAGTTCGACGGCATGGAGCTGACGACCACGCCGGAAAGTGACCTCAGGGCGCTGCGCGGCTCGCGCATTGCCTATGTGGCCCAGTCGGCGGCGGCCTCGTTCAATCCGGCGCACAAGATCATCGACCAGCATACGGAAGCGCCGATCCAGTATCGCATTTCCAAACGGGTCGAGGCGCAGGAAGACGCGATGCAGCTCTATGAGCGGTTGCGTCTGCCCAATCCGAGCGAGATCGGTTTCCGCTATCCGCACCAGGTTTCGGGCGGACAGCTTCAGCGCGCCATGACCGCCATGGCGATGGCCTGCCGGCCGGACCTGATCATCTTCGATGAGCCTACCACCGCGCTGGACGTGACCACGCAGATCGAGGTTCTGGCCGCGATCCGCGACATTGTCGACCAGTTCAACACGGCCGCGATCTACATCACGCACGACCTTGCGGTCGTTGCGCAGATGGCGGACACGATCAAGGTCCTGCTGAAGGGCGAGGAAGTCGAGGAAGCGCCGACCGCGCAAATGCTCGACAAGCCGAAGGAAGACTACACCAAGAGCCTTTGGGCCGTGCGCAGCTTCAAGCGTCCGCAAAAGTCCCGCCCCACGGGACCGGACGCCGTGCCGATCGTCTCGGTGCAGGGCATCGATGCGGCCTATGGCAAGACCAAGGTGCTCGACGATGTCTCGTTCGACATCTATCCGGGCATGACCGTCGCCGTGGTCGGGGAATCAGGATCCGGCAAGTCGACCACCGCACGCTGCATCACGGGCCTGCTGCCGCCGACAAAGGGAAAGATCCTCTTCAACGGCGAGGAACTGCCGGCCAAGTATACCGACCGTACGAAAGACCAGCTGCGCCAGGCGCAGATGATCTACCAGATGGCGGATACTGCGCTCAATCCGAAGATCAGGATCAGCGAGATCATCGGCCGGCCGGCGCAGTTCTATAGCGGATTGCACGGGGCGGAACTGAAGAGCCGGGTGGACGAGCTTCTCGACCTGATCGAGCTGGATCCGTCCAAGTTCTACAACCGCTATCCGCCGGAACTCTCCGGCGGCCAGAAGCAGCGTGTCGGTATCGCCCGGGCGCTGGCGGCGGATCCGGCCTTCATCATCTGCGACGAGGTGACAAGTGCGCTTGACCAGCTTGTCGCAGAAGGGATCCTGAAGCTGCTCGACCGGCTGCAGCAGGAGTTCAACCTGGCCTACATGTTCATCACCCACGACCTGGCGACCGTGCGCTCGATCGCTGACGAAGTGGTGGTGATGCAGAAGGGCAAGGTGGTCGAACAGGGGCCGAAGGACGAAATGTTCACGCCGCCGCATCACCCCTACACGGATCTGCTGCTGTCGTCGGTTCCCGAAATGGACCCGAACTGGCTGACGACACTGCTCGAGGAACGCGGCACGGACGCCATCGGCGAAGCCGCCGACGTGTGA